A portion of the Toxoplasma gondii ME49 chromosome VIIb, whole genome shotgun sequence genome contains these proteins:
- a CDS encoding hypothetical protein (encoded by transcript TGME49_255290) has product MCMHPHEVLRGATSALHCASLPPSPTPSHWRPQPMLSRHLTDSPPLASSPSLSSESPPSASSLRRPGRGVRSSSAVQILLSPHVEEKRDNRRKERNQVDRNNAQRQSSATTPPRSCGSPSTSLSVHTPGSRRGSAVLNACYAPPPAASLAESEGGACAEHASQGGRPPEVNVREERDIQEGEDSAGTVATEITLLDMAGHPKYIKSALTGLLRECLGHVVLVLDASPEAAPLQVQLQEERVLLATSLILLRLPFTLVFNKWERRNCGIRTDTNDAGSAPAFSEPCASSVSLVGAEEGPGAEAASMRLSGVSRETKNRWGKRKEGERWRPNATAEAEEKAQLCAEVLGNLQAMFRVAGAVLEDSCLHRLSGPDGRAKHFCKREETKKVGEEAGEIEEEKVPTKAAEMARDPLVSSGSPRGLDGTGQRLLKHPRRRPRTATAKENCAVLLRTCLLSQRREQAREDGSNEWRERRTDEGRRREGDPSFTATLGVTTSRWFPLTCRGAFCVSCVDGQGIEQLRRSLQELSPWVPAEAKVSVSRDACVAPHGFSFKPRFAPLVSDEGEQSSAVSINQNKTLGCDNINVHPNVSLPSASESGASSFCFALNCLPVSCPCSRLPSTDRASAASGILSSSPSSSSSSFSSSPSSPSSSSCSSPCSAAPSSSPSSFSSSFSSSFSSSSSSSSLSSSSASVASPVSTPSDSPVSSVPADSFISSSCGFRSSRSSGFLPSSRLPPAIRSAFLVTEVFSRCRATAEPREENLFSDNSSATTTVHPRPRVVCRPPLSSAFSGDERGDSRQEAECTDAASVEEQESEQDEKGLGAVLGGMLLQGRLNVGDCVLCGPLLSPSLSVSSGGSFPPFLSPPGVPRRPVETGDSVAKLHAMDEREENTDALHDGEAWRRGEREEENGESTGGEDEIDDGEIEEPSGGASFLWFWARVKSLRDSARQAVTFLPDTATPMKCSLAAVFLSGVAPVEDVSRQFANRKDSQRERRRQRGTNEGMKWEEGKEEQAGQEEEAGTEGKGREEGRERESDDAERRRSIATERTHREEGLVKLLRPGLLLVCVNAEREKRLFPGGFLESTKEETERRCAGGHCPLACMRGRGNLGCRPSPLPLEAEQVETFNKAAFRRQLIPSLPMPVAACWCRLHILAHPSELRKNNTLVVYTHAVRQAAEVLSILPLSASWHELMGVTANALACVNERMQFRSRVTKWGIQAQRRCRPDKEDERREREMEEGKTSTARRSCIRAGRKNRCLRSLSEAATSVGGRSGPVTLAPFDTGLVLLQFISEFGGELLASGLPIVVCSGVDVQGVGHVVAPCPQIPFFSQRFLVS; this is encoded by the exons CTtagtgtacatacaccgggGAGCCGCCGTGGGTCCGCCGTACTCAACGCATGCTATGCTCCGCCGCCTGCCGCTTCTCTAGCCGAATCCGAGGGCGGCGCCTGTGCAGAGCACGCCTCTCAGGGTGGGCGGCCTCCTGAGGTGAACGttcgagaagagcgagatattcaagaaggggaagacagCGCAGGAACCGTCGCCACGGAGATTACACTGCTGGACATGGCAGGACATCCCAAGTACATCAAAAGTGCCTTGACAG GGCTGCTCAGAGAGTGCCTGGGTCAtgtcgtcctcgtcctcgacGCTTCGCCAGAGGCAGCCCCGCTCCAAGTCCAGCTCCAAGAGGAGCGTGTGTTGCTGGCGACGTCTCTGatccttctgcgtctccccttcACTCTCGTCTTCAACAaatgggagagaagaaactgcggGATCCGAACAGACACCAACGACGCCGGCTCTGCTCCCGCTTTTAGCGAACCATGTGCCTCGTCTGTGTCGCTCGTTGGGGCCGAGGAAGGTCCAGGTGCTGAGGCGGCTTCTATGCGGCTCTCTGGAGTCTCGcgggagacaaagaacagatggggaaagaggaaagaaggggagCGTTGGCGACCCAACGCGacggcagaggcagaggaaaaagcgCAGTTGTGCGCGGAGGTTCTGGGGAACCTCCAGGCGATGTTCCGCGTCGCAGGAGCCGTGCTCGAAGACTCCTGCTTGCATCGCCTCTCTGGTCCCGATGGCAGGGCGAAGCATTTTTGtaagcgagaggagacaaagaaagttggggaagaagccggagaaatcgaagaggaaaaagtaCCGACGAAAGCTGCAGAGATGGCGAGAGATCCGCTTGTATCTTCTGGCTCTCCACGAGGACTAGACGGGACCGGCCAACGACTGTTGAAGCACCCGAGGCGAAGGCCCAGgacggcgacggcgaaggagaattgcgctgtgcttcttcggacgtgtctcctttcacagcgaagagagcaggcgagagaagacgggagcaacgagtggagagagagacgcacagacgaaggacggagaagggaaggagatCCTTCGTTCACCGCGACTCTGGGTGTTACGACATCGCGGTGGTTCCCCCTCACCTGCCGAGGCGCCTTCTGCGTGTCCTGCGTCGACGGCCAGGGTATTGAACAGCTACGGCGGTCTCTGCAG GAACTATCCCCCTGGGTCcctgcagaggcgaaggtTTCCGTGTCTcgcgatgcatgcgtcgcacCACACGGCTTCTCTTTCAAGCCTCGTTTCGCTCCTCTGGTCTCGGACGAGGGTGAGCAGTCCTCAGCTGTCTCCATAAATCAAAACAAAACCCTCGGGTGCGACAACATAAACGTACACCCGAACgtgtctctgccgtctgcCTCTGAGAGCGGTGCTTCCTCATTTTGTTTCGCCTTGAATTgcttgcctgtctcctgcccCTGCTCTCGGCTTCCATCCACTGACCgtgcctctgctgcttctggtATTCTatcatcttctccctcttcctcctcctcttccttctcgtcatccccttcttccccttcatcttcttcctgctcatCTCCGTGTTCTGCCGCACCATCATcatctccgtcttctttctcctcttctttctcctcttctttctcctcttcttcctcctcatcGTCCCtatcttcgtcgtctgcgtctgtggCTTCCCCCGTTTCGACTCCCTCTGactctcccgtctcttcaGTTCCCGCAGATTCTTttatctcttcttcttgtggctttcgttcttctcgctcttctgggTTTCTCCCGTCTTCGCGTTTGCCGCCTGCGATACGCAGCGCCTTCTTAGTAACGGAAGTTTTCTCAAGGTGTCGCGCGACAGCGGagccaagagaagaaaatctTTTCTCTGATAATTCTTCAGCAACTACCACTGTACACCCTCGTCCCCGAGTCGTCTGTCGTCCTccgctctcctctgcgttctccggagacgaaagaggagacagcagacaaGAAGCAGAGTGTACAGACGCTGCATCTGTGGAAGAGCAGGAAAGCGagcaagacgagaaaggccTAGGAGCTGTGTTGGGAGGCATGCTCCTTCAGGGTCGCCTCAATGTCGGAGACTGCGTCCTGTGCGGAcctcttctgtcgccgtctctgtcgGTGTCGTCTGGAGGCTCTTTTCCTccatttctgtctcctcctggtGTTCCAAGGCGGCCcgtggagacaggagacagcgtggcgaaactgcatgcgatggacgagagagaagagaacacagACGCTTTACATGATGGTGAAGcatggagaagaggagagagagaagaagagaacggggaGTCTACGGGGGGCGAGGACGAGATAGACGATGGCGAAATCGAGGAGCCATCTGGAGGCGCCTCCTTCCTGTGGTTTTGGGCTAGGGTCAAATCTctgagagacagcgcgagacAAGCAGTTACCTTCCTTCCAGATACAGCGACGCCGATGAAATG ctctctGGCCGCCGTCTTTCTGTCGGGTGTCGCACCTGTCGAAGACGTCTCAAGGCAATTCGCGAACCGCAAGGATAGccaaagagaaaggcgacgacaACGAGGAACGAATGAAGGCATGAAATGggaagagggaaaagaagagcaagcaggacaagaagaggaagcaggaacagagggaaagggaagggaagaaggaagagaaagagagagcgacgacgcagagagaaggcgaagcataGCAACGGAGAGAACACACAGGGAGGAAGGACTCGTCAAGCTTCTGAGGCCAGGTCTGCTCCTTGTGTGCGTgaacgcggagagagaaaag CGTCTGTTTCCAGGTGGCTTTCTCGAATCGACAAAAGAGGAGACTGAGAGACGCTGCGCCGGCGGGCATTGCccccttgcatgcatgcgcgggcGAGGGAATCTCGGGTGTCGAccctcgcctctgcctctggaAGCAGAACAAGTGGAAACTTTCAACAAGGCCGCTTTCAGAAGGCAGCTTATTCCGAGCCTTCCCATGCCTGTCGCGGCCTGCTGGTGTCGTTTGCACATCTTGGCGCATCCGTCGGAACTCCGAAAAAACAACACCCTTGTCGTCTACACGCATGCCGTCCGACAA GCCGCGGAAGTCCTCTCCATTCTCCCGCTGTCGGCGTCCTGGCACGAGCTCATGGGCGTCACGGCAAACGCGCTTGCCTGCGTGAatgagcgcatgcagtttcgcTCCAGGGTCACTAAATGGGGAATTCAAGCTCAGCGTCGCTGTCGGCCAGataaagaagacgagagacgcgagagagaaatggaagAAGGGAAAACGTCAACCGCAAGAAGAAGTTGCATCAGG GCGGGTAGAAAGAACCGATGtttgcgttctctctcggagGCCGCCACGTCAGTGGGGGGGCGAAGTGGACCTGTGACTCTGGCGCCTTTCGACACAGGGTTGGTTCTCCTTCAGTTCATCAGCGAATTTGGTGGAGAACTTTTGGCTTCTGGTCTACCAATTGTTGTGTGCAGCGGCGTCGATGTGCAGG GCGTCGGCCACGTGGTGGCCCCTTGCCCGCAgattccgtttttctctcaaaGGTTTCTGGTCTCGTGA